One region of Asterias rubens chromosome 5, eAstRub1.3, whole genome shotgun sequence genomic DNA includes:
- the LOC117290888 gene encoding NFATC2-interacting protein-like isoform X1 yields the protein MSLSDKSEVKVKTKKEEGTEPKMKRAATQKRHITLPMAEIKPCNIYSSAAYSIVRPSLDDLQDSDEEDCSYNTQHNKKKKRPTRRNKKPSRGVYFDSDDDDFRCNGERTPSKKTSSTVSLDSPCSPPPPPDLGSPMQRPLAHDKVTSHLLRKINVTLTNVRCVQNEFSSDDAFSPLSRTPRGSLSVIDIDAPQPPRTRNSITVKVRSKFGLHRYQLAMTESFSTIITEIAELEGASRDCVKLTRVGHDKEITEFDTPQSINLHIADIIDCLIVDPPSLPGSQDTVEVTLQGMEKNSSMTTITSRTDPLERIMAEYSTFCGHPVAKLRFSFDGETIKPSDTPELLDFEEDTNMIDVHILR from the exons ATGTCACTGTCAGACAAGAGCGAGGTAAAAGTGAAGACAAAAAAG GAAGAGGGTACAGAACCTAAGATGAAGAGGGCGGCAACACAAAAGCGGCACATAACGCTCCCGATGGCCGAGATCAAACCATGCAATATATACTCGTCAGCTGCTTACAGTATCGTTCGGCCTTCATTGGATGATCTTCAGGATTCTG ATGAAGAAGACTGTTCTTATAATACACAGcacaacaaaaagaagaaacggCCGACCAGGAGGAATAAAAAGCCAAGCAGAGGCGTATACTTTGACTCTGATGACGATGATTTCCGTTGCAATGGAGAAAG GACCCCTTCTAAGAAGACATCCTCTACTGTTTCTCTTGATTCACCGTGTTCCCCACCACCACCTCCTGATCTAGGTAGCCCTATGCAGAGGCCACTAGCGCATGACAAAGTCACCTCTCATCTACTCAG GAAAATCAACGTGACCCTAACTAATGTAAGATGCGTCCAGAACGAGTTCTCCTCAGATGATGCATTTTCTCCGCTCTCCAGGACGCCCAGAGGATCATTGTCGGTGATCGACATCGATGCGCCTCAACCCCCACGGACCAGGAACTCCATCACAGTCAAAGTGCGATCGAAATTCGGACTTCATCGATATCAGCTTGCCATG ACTGAAAGCTTCAGCACAATAATAACAGAGATTGCAGAGTTGGAGGGAGCCAGTAGGGACTGCGTCAAGCTGACTAGGGTTGGACACGACAAGGAAATCACAGAGTTCGACACACCACAGTCTATTAATCTACACATTGCAGATATCATTG aTTGTTTGATAGTTGATCCTCCGAGTCTTCCAGGATCCCAAGACACTGTTGAAGTCACTCTGCAAGGAATGGAGAAAAACTCAAGTATGACTACGATAACCTCAAGG ACTGATCCCTTGGAGAGAATAATGGCGGAGTACAGTACGTTCTGTGGACACCCCGTCGCTAAGCTCAGGTTCTCCTTTGATGGCGAGACGATCAAACCATCGGACACTCCAGAACTCCTAGACTTTGAGGAGGACACCAACATGATCGACGTTCATATCTTACGATAA
- the LOC117290888 gene encoding uncharacterized protein LOC117290888 isoform X2: protein MSLSDKSEVKVKTKKEEGTEPKMKRAATQKRHITLPMAEIKPCNIYSSAAYSIVRPSLDDLQDSDEEDCSYNTQHNKKKKRPTRRNKKPSRGVYFDSDDDDFRCNGERTPSKKTSSTVSLDSPCSPPPPPDLGSPMQRPLAHDKVTSHLLRKINVTLTNVRCVQNEFSSDDAFSPLSRTPRGSLSVIDIDAPQPPRTRNSITVKVRSKFGLHRYQLAMTESFSTIITEIAELEGASRDCVKLTRVGHDKEITEFDTPQSINLHIADIIVDPPSLPGSQDTVEVTLQGMEKNSSMTTITSRTDPLERIMAEYSTFCGHPVAKLRFSFDGETIKPSDTPELLDFEEDTNMIDVHILR, encoded by the exons ATGTCACTGTCAGACAAGAGCGAGGTAAAAGTGAAGACAAAAAAG GAAGAGGGTACAGAACCTAAGATGAAGAGGGCGGCAACACAAAAGCGGCACATAACGCTCCCGATGGCCGAGATCAAACCATGCAATATATACTCGTCAGCTGCTTACAGTATCGTTCGGCCTTCATTGGATGATCTTCAGGATTCTG ATGAAGAAGACTGTTCTTATAATACACAGcacaacaaaaagaagaaacggCCGACCAGGAGGAATAAAAAGCCAAGCAGAGGCGTATACTTTGACTCTGATGACGATGATTTCCGTTGCAATGGAGAAAG GACCCCTTCTAAGAAGACATCCTCTACTGTTTCTCTTGATTCACCGTGTTCCCCACCACCACCTCCTGATCTAGGTAGCCCTATGCAGAGGCCACTAGCGCATGACAAAGTCACCTCTCATCTACTCAG GAAAATCAACGTGACCCTAACTAATGTAAGATGCGTCCAGAACGAGTTCTCCTCAGATGATGCATTTTCTCCGCTCTCCAGGACGCCCAGAGGATCATTGTCGGTGATCGACATCGATGCGCCTCAACCCCCACGGACCAGGAACTCCATCACAGTCAAAGTGCGATCGAAATTCGGACTTCATCGATATCAGCTTGCCATG ACTGAAAGCTTCAGCACAATAATAACAGAGATTGCAGAGTTGGAGGGAGCCAGTAGGGACTGCGTCAAGCTGACTAGGGTTGGACACGACAAGGAAATCACAGAGTTCGACACACCACAGTCTATTAATCTACACATTGCAGATATCATTG TTGATCCTCCGAGTCTTCCAGGATCCCAAGACACTGTTGAAGTCACTCTGCAAGGAATGGAGAAAAACTCAAGTATGACTACGATAACCTCAAGG ACTGATCCCTTGGAGAGAATAATGGCGGAGTACAGTACGTTCTGTGGACACCCCGTCGCTAAGCTCAGGTTCTCCTTTGATGGCGAGACGATCAAACCATCGGACACTCCAGAACTCCTAGACTTTGAGGAGGACACCAACATGATCGACGTTCATATCTTACGATAA
- the LOC117290360 gene encoding flotillin-2-like, with the protein MGNVNTVGPNEAMVVSGGCCGSGSKKYIIGGWTWAWWAVSDVQKITLEVMTLNPKCENVETSMGVPLTVTGVAQVKVMTEEGLLATACEQFLGRSTNEIRQVVLQTLEGHLRAILGTLTVEAIFQDRDQFAQLVREVASPDVGRMGLEIESFTIKDVFDRVDYLDSLGISQTAVVKRDADIGVAEANRDAGIREAECEKVMMDTKYDADTKIADSSRKFEMHQAGYEVEVNTKKAEAELAYELEAAKVKQLIRSEEIEIDVVERRKLIDIEEKEIERKERELIATIKRPAEAESYKVETIALGERTKTVLAARGEAEKIKKVGHAEAISIEAIGKAEAERMRMKAAAYKQYGDAAKMSLVLESLPKIAAEIAAPLAKTDEIVLLGDDRTTTELSKLLGSLPVAVQALTGTDLTKMMSKIPGAR; encoded by the exons ATGGGGAATGTAAACACCGTAGGGCCTAATGAGGCTATGGTTGTTTCAG GTGGATGTTGTGGAAGTGGATCCAAGAAGTACATCATCGGAGGATGGACGTGGGCGTGGTGGGCGGTATCAGATGTCCAAAA GATCACCCTGGAGGTCATGACCCTCAACCCCAAGTGTGAAAATGTAGAGACATCGATGGGTGTGCCCCTCACAGTCACAGGCGTGGCCCAAGTCAAGGTCATGACAGAGGAGGGACTGTTAGCGACAGCTTGTGAACAGTTCTTGGGTCGTTCTACCAACGAGATTCGACAAGTGGTCTTACAAACTCTGGAAGGTCATCTGAGAGCTATCTTAG GTACGCTGACGGTAGAGGCAATCTTTCAGGACCGTGACCAATTCGCCCAGCTGGTACGAGAAGTAGCGTCCCCCGATGTTGGACGCATGGGTCTGGAGATTGAAAGCTTCACCATTAAGGATGTGTTCGATAGGGTGGACTACCTGGACTCTTTGGGTATCTCACAGACTGCCGTGGTCAAGAGAGATGCTGATATTGGTGTAGCTGAGGCTAACAGGGATGCTGGAATCAGG GAGGCAGAATGTGAGAAGGTCATGATGGACACAAAGTACGACGCAGACACCAAAATTGCTGACTCGTCTCGTAAATTTGAGATGCATCAAGCAGGATATGAGGTAGAGGTCAACACAAAG AAAGCCGAGGCCGAGTTGGCGTATGAGTTGGAAGCAGCCAAGGTCAAGCAGCTGATCCGTAGTGAGGAGATCGAGATCGACGTCGTAGAACGAAGAAAACTTATCGACATTGAAGAGAAGGAAATCGAGCGTAAGGAACGAGAGCTCATCGCCACTATCAAGCGACCCGCCGAGGCTGAATCATACAAAGTGGAAACCATTGCTTTGGGTGAAAG AACAAAGACCGTGCTAGCAGCCAGAGGAGAGGCCGAGAAGATCAAGAAGGTCGGCCACGCTGAGGCGATATCCATCGAGGCTATCGGCAAGGCTGAGGCCGAGAGAATGAGGATGAAGGCTGCTGCTTACAAACAGTACGGAGACGCTGCTAAGATGAGTCTCGTCTTGGAGTCACTGCCTAAG ATTGCTGCTGAGATAGCTGCTCCTCTCGCTAAGACTGATGAGATTGTCCTCCTTGGAGATGATAGAACCACCACTGAGCTCAGCAAGCTTCTTGGATCCCTCCCGGTCGCTGTTCAAGCTCTGACTGGCACAGACCTCACAAAG ATGATGTCTAAGATACCAGGAGCTCGTTAA